In Dromiciops gliroides isolate mDroGli1 chromosome 4, mDroGli1.pri, whole genome shotgun sequence, one DNA window encodes the following:
- the LOC122755072 gene encoding LOW QUALITY PROTEIN: triosephosphate isomerase-like (The sequence of the model RefSeq protein was modified relative to this genomic sequence to represent the inferred CDS: substituted 1 base at 1 genomic stop codon) encodes MYKHLLSLYCVPYCNECWLHNEKSKTVPAHKEFAIYWSKTRCSQKNTEYIKNKELVIEDGCSTANLQSPHKLLHLTSEPWHHRSSGNKKYLGELITSINGAKVPVNTKVVCGAPPIYLDCVHQKLDAKGIAAQNCYTVAKGPFSGEISPTIIKDCGANWVILGYSERRHIFEESDELIRQKVAHTLSEGLGVIACIGEKLDEREAGITEKMVFDQTKAIADNMKDWSKVFLAYEPAWAIGTGKTTITXQAQEVHEKLQCWLKIHFSEPVSQSTRIIYVGSVTGANSKDLACQADVDGFRVGGTSLNPECLDAIQAKN; translated from the exons AtgtacaagcatttattgagtctTTACTGTGTGCCTTACTGTAATGAGTGCTGGCTACACAATgaaaaaagtaagacagtccctgctcatAAAGAATTTGCAATCTACTGGAGTAAAACAAGATGTTCACAGAAAAATACCGAGTATATAAAAAACAAGGAACTAGTGATTGAAGATGG ATGCTCTACTGCTAACCTTCAATCTCCTCACAAGTTACTGCACCTTACCAGTGAGCCATGGCATCACAGAAGTTCTGGCAACAAGAAGTATCTGGGGGAGCTCATCACTTCCATCAATGGGGCCAAGGTGCCTGTCAATACCAAAGTGGTATGTGGAGCCCCTCCCATCTACCTTGACTGTGTTCATCAGAAATTGgatgcaaaggg CATAGCTGCTCAGAACTGCTACACAGTGGCCAAGGGTCCATTTAGTGGGGAGATCAGCCCAACGATAATTAAGGACTGTGGGGCCAACTGGGTGATCCTGGGATACTCTGAAAGAAGACATATCTTTGAGGAGTCTGATGAGCTCATTAGGCAGAAGGTAGCCCATACTCTGTCAGAAGGCCTGGGAGTGATCGCTTGTATTGGTGAGAAATTGGATGAGAGGGAAGCTGGAATCACTGAGAAGATGGTTTTTGACCAGACTAAGGCCATTGCAGATAATATGAAGGACTGGAGCAAAGTCTTCCTAGCCTATGAACCAGCTTGGGCTATTGGTACTGGCAAGACAACCATAACCTAGCAGGCCCAGGAGGTACATGAGAAGCTTCAATGCTGGCTTAAGATCCACTTCTCAGAACCTGTATCACAGTCTACCAGGATCATTTATGTAGGCTCTGTGACAGGGGCCAACTCTAAGGATCTGGCATGCCAGGCTGATGTAGATGGCTTCCGGGTGGGTGGCACTTCCCTTAATCCCGAATGCCTGGATGCCATCCAAGCCAAAAACTGA
- the LOC122755071 gene encoding LOW QUALITY PROTEIN: uncharacterized protein LOC122755071 (The sequence of the model RefSeq protein was modified relative to this genomic sequence to represent the inferred CDS: inserted 2 bases in 2 codons) codes for MPTVGPFDKVAGTSGVVSDCCGRRMAAAPPRPILPPESVESNWAEKLDSQLQATDRKVARIKQQCLCPLGVSSPADSSLAPSGSWMSHSNSEGEPPRQVWTLEYPTEEQGWDDACFSLSMWDEIATLQSQLRTQAQVTXADESGIQGLMEDRERQRRQIDDLEEELARLRGAPEEQARLEQGVKDLNSELQSLRLQLPASPGEASVTAHFRQELQNNHQLLWEEYEAVPGERKLMREQLGQQQELLLRQMAXGQATQGRSWKVLEQVQSDQEGQGWLADALRVEVQDVRREIDLVRAMVSSLQAQIRGDPPIRPDSAISSSGLSLLDSDRQ; via the exons ATGCCAACTGTGGGACCCTTTGACAAGGTTGCTGGGACATCAGGTGTTGTATCTGATTGCTGTGGAAGAAGAATGGCTGCTGCT CCGCCGCGCCCAATACTGCCCCCAGAGTCTGTGGAATCCAACTGGGCTGAAAAGCTAGACTCACAGCTTCAGGCCACAGACCGCAAGGTGGCCCGGATCAAGCAGCAGTGTCTCTGCCCCCTTGGGGTCTCTTCACCTGCTGATTCAAGCCTGGCTCCTTCTGGGTCCTGGATGTCCCATTCTAATTCCGAAGGGGAACCCCCTCGGCAGGTCTGGACCCTGGAGTACCCCACTGAGGAGCAGGGCTGGGATGATGCCTGTTTCTCCTTGTCGATGTGGGATGAAATTGCCACTCTTCAGAGCCAGCTCCGGACCCAGGCTCAGGTGA GTGCTGATGAGTCAGGCATACAAGGCCTGATGGAAGACAGGGAGCGTCAGAGACGTCAGATTGATGATCTGGAAGAGGAGCTGGCCCGGCTACGAGGGGCTCCTGAGGAGCAGGCAAGGTTGGAGCAAGGAGTGAAAGACCTGAACTCTGAACTGCAGAGCCTACGTCTGCAACTGCCGGCCAGTCCCGGGGAAGCCAGTGTGACCGCCCACTTCCGCCAGGAGCTGCAGAATAATCACCAGCTTCTGTGGGAGGAGTATGAGGCTGTTCCTGGGGAGCGGAAGCTAATGCGGGAGCAGCTGGGCCAACAGCAGGAGTTGCTACTGAGGCAGATGG GAGGCCAGGCGACCCAGGGGCGGAGCTGGAAGGTATTGGAGCAGGTGCAGAGTGATCAGGAAGGCCAAGGCTGGCTGGCGGACGCTCTTAGGGTGGAGGTCCAAGATGTTCGGCGGGAGATCGATCTTGTCAGGGCCATGGTGTCTTCTCTTCAGGCCCAAATCCGAGGGGATCCCCCAATCCGTCCAGACTCTGCCATCTCCAGCTCTGGCCTGAGCCTCCTAGACAGTGACAGACAGTAG